CGTCGAAGCCCACCACCGGTTCAAGAAGGACGCTCCCAGCGGCACCGCCCGGACGCTCTGCGCACGCGCGGCCCGGGGCCGGGGCGAAGACCCCGCGGCCGTCTCCGTCTGCGGCCGGGAGGGGATGACGGGGGAGCGGCCGTCCGGCCAGATCGGGCTTCACGCCGTCAGAGCCGGGGACATCGTCGGCGACCACACCGTCTATTTCTCCAACCTGGGGGAGCGGCTGGAACTGACCCACCGCGCCCACAGCCGGGACACGTTCGCCCGGGGGGCCCTGCGGGCGGCCTTGTTCGCCGCCGCGGCATCTCCCGGCCTCTATACCATGGAAGACGTCATCTTCGGAGCAAGAAAGGAGCCCTGAACATGTTCGCCACCGTCAAATGCAAATTGGACCTGCTTTTCGATGAGGGGTTCAGCAGCCGCTATCCCAGCAGCCAGATAGCCTGGGAGCGCCTGCGGACCGAGGAAAAAGTGCTGCTGAAAAAAATAGTGGGGGGAAAACTGGAACGGCAGATTCTGGCCGTTCCCGACAAGCTCGGCGTATATTTCCGGGACATCCCCGTCGTCGACGACTACTGCCGGTTTCACGAAGGCGAGATCTGCAAGGGGGAGGAATGAACGCCGAAGCCTCGCGGAGGCTGAAACGGCTTCCCCCCTACCTCTTTGCCGAGATCGACCGGGTCAAGCGCCGGCTCCGCGGCCAGGGGCGCGACCTGATCGACCTGGGCGTGGGCGATCCCGATACCCCCACTCCGAGCCACATCGTCGATGCCCTCTGCCGGGCCTCCCGCGACCCCGAAAACCACCGCTACGCCCTGGATGCGGGGATGCCGGCGCTGCGCGAGGCCATCGCCGCCTGGTACCGCCGCCGATTCGAGGTCGAGCTGGACCCCGTCTCCGAGGTGCTGCCCCTGATCGGCTCCAAGGAAGGGATCGGGCACCTGCCCCTGGCTTTCGTCGACCCCGGCGACGCCGTTCTGATTCCGGAGCCGGGCTACCCGGTGTATCAGGCCGGCACCATCTTCGCCGGGGGAGAACCGGTCTTCATGCCCCTGCGGCGGGAGAACGGCTTCCTCCCCGACTTTTCCGCCGTCGAGGCCGCTGCCGCCGACCGGGCGCGGATCCTCTGGATCAACTATCCCAACAACCCCACCGCCGCGGTCTGCGATCTCTCCTTCTTCGCCGAGGCTGTCGAATTCGCCGCCCGCCGGGGGATTATCGTGGCTCACGACGCCGCCTACACCGAGCTGGCTTTCGACGGCTTTCGGCCCCCCAGTTTCCTCCAGGTCCCGGGCGCCAGGGAGACCGGAATCGAGTTTCATTCCCTTTCCAAGACCTATAGCATGACCGGGTGGCGCATCAGTTTCGCGGTCGGCAACGCCGAGGTCCTGGCGGGCCTGGCCCGGGTCAAATCCAACCTCGATTCGGGGATATTCCAAGCGGTGCAGGTGGCGGGTATAGCCGCGCTCACCGGCCCCCAGGACTACCTGGCCGAGCTTCTGGCCGTCTACCGGGACCGCCGGGACCTTCTCGTCGACGGCCTCCGGAACCTGGGCTGGGAAGTGGATCTTCCCCGGGCCACCTTCTATGTCTGGTGCCCGGTCCCGCCCGGGCGGACCTCGTCCGGTTTCACGCAGCTGCTCTTGGAAGAAGCCGGGATCGTGACCACCCCGGGCGTAGGGCTGGGGCCTTCGGGGGAGGGCTATATCCGGATGGCGTTGACCCGTCCCCGCGAGGAGATCGCCGAGGCGCTGCGGCGCCTGGAGAAGCTGGAACTGAAATGGGCGTGACGGAGCCTTCATCGTGAAAGCCTACCTTTCCCTGGGCTCCAACCTGGGCGACCGCCGGGAGTTTATCCGGCGGGGGATCGCGGCGGTGGCCTCGTTCCCCGACACCGCCGTGGTCGCGGAGTCGCCCTGGTTCGAAACCGCTCCCCGGGAGACCGGGGACCAGCCCGACTTCATCAACCTGGTTCTGAAAATCGAAACTTCCCTGGGGCCGGAAGCGCTTCTGGAGGCGTGCCTGTCGGCGGAGCGGGCGCTGGGCCGCCGGCGGGGCCGCGACCGGGGGCCCCGGGAGATCGATATCGACATCGTTTTCTACGGAACGCAGGTGCGCACGTCCCCGCCCATTCTCCCTCACCCGCGCTACCGCGCCCGGCGTTTCGTCCTCGAGCCGCTCCAGCGCCTGGACCCCGGTCTGACCGATCCGGTCACCGGCGAGGCCGTGGGCGAATTATTGGGCGAAGTCTCCGAACAAGCGGTCCGGGAACTGGCCGGATCGGGGAAGGGAAGATGAACGAAGGCGCGGATAAACGGGTGACGGCGGCGTCCCTGAAGGGGATGAAGGCTTCCGGAAAAAAAATCGTGGTCGTAACCGGCTACGACTACCCCCTGGCGCGGATCCTCGACCGCAGCGGGGTGGACGTCGTTCTGGTCGGCGATTCCCTGGGAATGGTGGTTCTCGGCCACGAATCCACCGTCCCGGTGACCATGGCCGACATGGTCCACCATACCCGGGCGGTGGCCCGGGGTTGCCGCCGGGCCCTGATCACCGCCGATCTCCCCTTCCTCAGCTGCGACCTCGGCCCCGACGAGGCGGTCAGGAACGCGGGGCGCTTGGTCCAGGAAGGCGGGGCCCACACGGTCAAGGTCGAAGGCGGAGCGGAGATGGGGGAGGTGGTTTCGAGGATCGTGGCCGCCGACATTCCGGTCATGGGGCACATCGGCCTCACTCCCCAATCGATATTGAGGCTGGGGAGCTACCAGGTCCAGGGCCGCGGCCCGGAAGCGGCCCGGCGCCTGCTGGGAGATGCCCGGGCCCTGGAAAGCGCCGGGGCCTTCGCCGTCGTTCTGGAATGCGTACCCGGGGAACTGGCCGCCGAGATCACCGGCGAGCTCTCCATACCCACCATCGGCATCGGCGCCGGTCCCTCCTGCGACGGGCAGGTGCTGGTCGCCCACGATCTCCTGGGGATGTTCGACGAGTTCCGGCCCACCTTCGTCAAGCGCTACGCCGAGATCGGGCAGGAGATCGCCCGGGCCGTGGGCGAGTACGCCCGGGAAGTCCGGGACGGCACGTTCCCCGGGCCGGAGCAGACCTTTCAGTGAGCCCCGGGATGGAGGTCGTAGCTTCGCCGGCGGAAATCCAGCGGATCTGCCTGGGTCACCGGATCGGGGGGAGGAGCATCGGGTTTGTTCCCACCATGGGGTACCTCCACGCCGGGCATACCAGCCTGATGAAGCTGGCCCGCCCCCGCGTCGACGTCCTGGTCGTCTCTATTTTCGTCAACCCCGCCCAGTTCGGGCCGCGGGAGGATCTGGCCTCCTACCCCCGGGATCTGGAGCGCGATCTCGCCCTCTGCCGCGCCGAAGGGGTCGACATCGTCTTCACCCCCGGCTCGG
The window above is part of the bacterium genome. Proteins encoded here:
- a CDS encoding LL-diaminopimelate aminotransferase, coding for MNAEASRRLKRLPPYLFAEIDRVKRRLRGQGRDLIDLGVGDPDTPTPSHIVDALCRASRDPENHRYALDAGMPALREAIAAWYRRRFEVELDPVSEVLPLIGSKEGIGHLPLAFVDPGDAVLIPEPGYPVYQAGTIFAGGEPVFMPLRRENGFLPDFSAVEAAAADRARILWINYPNNPTAAVCDLSFFAEAVEFAARRGIIVAHDAAYTELAFDGFRPPSFLQVPGARETGIEFHSLSKTYSMTGWRISFAVGNAEVLAGLARVKSNLDSGIFQAVQVAGIAALTGPQDYLAELLAVYRDRRDLLVDGLRNLGWEVDLPRATFYVWCPVPPGRTSSGFTQLLLEEAGIVTTPGVGLGPSGEGYIRMALTRPREEIAEALRRLEKLELKWA
- the folK gene encoding 2-amino-4-hydroxy-6-hydroxymethyldihydropteridine diphosphokinase, with the protein product MKAYLSLGSNLGDRREFIRRGIAAVASFPDTAVVAESPWFETAPRETGDQPDFINLVLKIETSLGPEALLEACLSAERALGRRRGRDRGPREIDIDIVFYGTQVRTSPPILPHPRYRARRFVLEPLQRLDPGLTDPVTGEAVGELLGEVSEQAVRELAGSGKGR
- the panB gene encoding 3-methyl-2-oxobutanoate hydroxymethyltransferase, giving the protein MNEGADKRVTAASLKGMKASGKKIVVVTGYDYPLARILDRSGVDVVLVGDSLGMVVLGHESTVPVTMADMVHHTRAVARGCRRALITADLPFLSCDLGPDEAVRNAGRLVQEGGAHTVKVEGGAEMGEVVSRIVAADIPVMGHIGLTPQSILRLGSYQVQGRGPEAARRLLGDARALESAGAFAVVLECVPGELAAEITGELSIPTIGIGAGPSCDGQVLVAHDLLGMFDEFRPTFVKRYAEIGQEIARAVGEYAREVRDGTFPGPEQTFQ